One region of Lactobacillus johnsonii genomic DNA includes:
- a CDS encoding cupredoxin domain-containing protein — protein MSISQIVALIVGVILIGFIIWWFFGKHKETAGTSTIVNDEQTATIVVNGGYSPSTVILKKGVPAQVNFDMRDSTACLSHVVFEQLGVNEDLTKQKITTVNIPTDKAGTYNFTCGMDMFHGKVIVK, from the coding sequence ATGAGCATAAGTCAGATCGTTGCCTTAATCGTAGGTGTAATTTTAATCGGCTTTATTATTTGGTGGTTCTTTGGCAAACATAAAGAAACTGCCGGTACGAGCACAATTGTTAATGATGAACAAACTGCAACAATTGTTGTAAATGGTGGTTATTCACCTTCAACGGTAATTCTTAAAAAAGGTGTGCCGGCTCAAGTTAACTTTGACATGCGCGACTCAACAGCATGTTTATCCCATGTTGTTTTCGAACAATTAGGAGTTAATGAGGACTTAACCAAACAAAAAATTACTACTGTCAATATTCCGACAGACAAGGCCGGAACTTATAACTTTACTTGCGGAATGGATATGTTCCACGGAAAAGTCATCGTTAAATAA
- a CDS encoding copper-translocating P-type ATPase codes for MKLSNIKRFWISFILSIPMLIQMFAMPFHWMMPGYNWIALITTTIIMAISALPYWKSAIAAFKKHSANMNTLVATGTAVAYFYSIFAMITNRPVYFESAAFVTVFVLLGDAMEEKMHDNASNALGKLMGLQAKDAEVQRDGKFVKIPLDQVQVGDIIRVKPGEKIPVDGEILEGVTTLDESMVTGEGMPVVKKVGDTVVGSTINSNGTITFKATKVGSDTMLAQIVDLVKKAQTSHAPIQNLTDKISNIFVPAVMIIAILTFIIWYSFLGATAVEAMLFAVSVIVIACPCALGLATPTALMVGTARSAKMGVLIKNGEVLQEVSDLNTVVFDKTGTITVGKPEVTDIVGDEKQVLSVAASLEESSEHPLATAIVKKADSEKLQIEKVKDFEAIEGKGVKANYHDQTAFVGSNRLLADVNISQEMNQQATNLQEEAKTVVYVGLNGEIIGLIAIQDIPKPSSKEAISELKKRGLKTVMLTGDNEKVAQAIANEVGIDQVIAGVLPNEKAEHIQELQQNGDKVAFVGDGINDAPALSTADVGIAMGSGTDIAIDSGGIVLVQNDLRGVVRALDISKKTFNRIKLNLFWALIYNTIGIPIAAGLFVGLGFTLSPELAGLAMAFSSVSVVGSSLLLNKAKIAGTN; via the coding sequence ATGAAGTTATCAAACATTAAACGATTTTGGATATCGTTTATCCTCTCTATCCCCATGCTTATCCAAATGTTTGCAATGCCATTTCATTGGATGATGCCTGGATATAACTGGATTGCTCTTATCACAACCACAATAATTATGGCAATCTCTGCACTTCCTTACTGGAAAAGCGCTATTGCTGCTTTCAAAAAGCATAGTGCTAATATGAATACCTTAGTAGCTACTGGTACAGCTGTTGCGTATTTCTATAGTATCTTTGCTATGATTACCAACCGTCCAGTTTACTTTGAAAGTGCCGCATTTGTTACAGTCTTCGTCTTATTAGGCGACGCTATGGAAGAAAAGATGCACGATAACGCATCAAATGCATTAGGTAAATTAATGGGTTTACAAGCAAAAGATGCGGAAGTTCAAAGAGATGGTAAATTTGTAAAAATTCCACTTGATCAAGTTCAAGTTGGCGATATTATTCGTGTTAAGCCAGGTGAAAAAATCCCAGTTGATGGTGAAATTCTAGAAGGTGTTACTACACTGGATGAATCAATGGTTACCGGTGAAGGTATGCCAGTAGTTAAAAAAGTTGGCGACACTGTTGTAGGTTCAACTATTAATAGTAACGGTACAATCACTTTCAAGGCTACTAAAGTTGGTTCTGACACCATGCTTGCTCAAATTGTTGATTTAGTTAAAAAAGCTCAAACTAGTCATGCTCCAATTCAAAACTTAACGGATAAAATTTCTAATATTTTTGTCCCTGCTGTTATGATTATTGCTATCTTAACTTTTATCATTTGGTACTCATTCCTTGGAGCAACCGCTGTTGAAGCAATGCTTTTTGCAGTTAGTGTGATCGTTATTGCCTGCCCATGTGCTTTAGGACTTGCTACTCCAACTGCTTTAATGGTTGGTACTGCTCGTAGCGCTAAAATGGGAGTTTTGATTAAGAATGGTGAAGTTCTTCAAGAAGTTAGTGACTTGAATACTGTTGTCTTTGATAAAACAGGTACTATCACTGTTGGTAAACCGGAAGTTACTGATATTGTCGGTGACGAAAAACAAGTTTTAAGTGTTGCTGCAAGTCTTGAGGAATCATCTGAACACCCTCTTGCTACAGCAATAGTTAAAAAAGCAGATTCTGAAAAATTGCAAATCGAAAAAGTTAAAGACTTTGAAGCAATCGAAGGTAAAGGCGTTAAAGCTAATTACCATGATCAAACAGCTTTTGTTGGAAGTAATCGTTTATTAGCTGATGTAAATATTTCCCAGGAAATGAATCAGCAAGCTACAAACTTACAGGAAGAAGCTAAAACAGTTGTTTATGTCGGCTTAAATGGTGAAATTATTGGCTTAATTGCTATTCAAGATATTCCTAAGCCAAGCTCTAAAGAAGCTATCAGCGAACTTAAGAAACGTGGATTAAAGACAGTAATGCTTACAGGCGATAATGAAAAAGTTGCTCAAGCAATTGCTAATGAAGTTGGAATTGACCAAGTTATTGCTGGTGTTTTACCAAACGAAAAAGCCGAGCACATTCAAGAGCTTCAACAAAATGGCGATAAGGTAGCCTTTGTTGGGGATGGTATCAATGACGCTCCTGCTCTTTCAACAGCTGATGTTGGAATTGCCATGGGCTCTGGTACTGATATTGCAATTGATTCTGGTGGTATTGTCTTAGTTCAAAATGATTTACGCGGTGTAGTGCGTGCCCTAGATATCTCAAAGAAGACCTTCAACCGTATCAAGTTAAACCTTTTCTGGGCGCTTATCTATAACACAATTGGCATTCCAATTGCTGCTGGATTATTCGTTGGTTTAGGCTTTACACTAAGTCCTGAACTAGCAGGTTTAGCTATGGCCTTTTCATCTGTTTCAGTTGTTGGTAGCTCCCTACTTTTGAATAAAGCAAAAATTGCCGGAACTAACTAA
- a CDS encoding NCS2 family permease — protein MQFLDKVFHLEDAHTNVKRELIAALTTFVSLSYILFVNPNILGAAGINKGAAFTVTAIATAIGCFLMGFIANYPIALAPTLGSAAFFSYNVVIGMHINWQTTLASVLVASILFILITVLKLREKVVDAIPQDLKYAISAGIGLFIAFIGLQNGKLIVDNKSSLVGLGSFNNPAVWITLFGLILTVILMAAKVPGSIFIGMIVTAIFGMIIGQIPMPHGIVSGTPSIAPTFGQAVFHLKDINTPQLFMVVLTFLLVTFFDTAGTLIGMTQQAGMVDKNGKIPRIGKAFLSDSLAMVEGSVLGTAPLGTSVESSAGIAMGGRTGLTAIFVGILFLISMIFSPLLAVIPTTVTAPALIIVGVLMAGNLKYIHWDNFEIAFPSFLVVVGMPLTYSISDGLALGMIAYPITMIASKRYKEVSPMMYILFVIFVIFFLITNMG, from the coding sequence ATGCAATTTTTAGACAAAGTCTTTCATTTAGAGGATGCTCATACTAATGTTAAACGTGAATTAATTGCAGCCTTAACTACGTTTGTTTCATTGTCATACATCCTTTTTGTTAACCCTAATATTTTAGGTGCAGCTGGTATTAATAAAGGAGCTGCCTTTACTGTTACTGCAATTGCTACCGCAATTGGTTGTTTCTTGATGGGATTTATTGCGAATTATCCTATTGCTTTAGCACCAACACTTGGTAGTGCAGCCTTTTTCTCATATAACGTTGTTATCGGAATGCATATTAATTGGCAAACTACCCTAGCTAGTGTATTAGTGGCATCAATTTTATTCATTTTGATTACTGTTTTAAAGCTTCGTGAAAAAGTTGTTGATGCAATTCCTCAAGATTTAAAATATGCTATTTCTGCTGGTATTGGCTTGTTCATTGCTTTTATTGGATTGCAAAATGGTAAATTGATTGTCGACAATAAATCATCTCTTGTTGGTCTTGGTTCATTTAACAATCCAGCAGTGTGGATCACACTATTTGGTTTAATCTTGACTGTCATCTTAATGGCAGCGAAAGTACCGGGCTCAATTTTCATTGGGATGATTGTAACTGCTATTTTCGGAATGATTATTGGTCAAATTCCAATGCCACATGGTATCGTTTCTGGAACTCCAAGTATTGCACCTACTTTCGGTCAAGCAGTATTCCACTTAAAAGATATCAATACACCACAGCTATTTATGGTTGTTTTAACATTCTTACTTGTTACATTCTTTGATACTGCTGGTACCTTAATTGGTATGACACAACAAGCTGGAATGGTTGACAAAAACGGTAAAATTCCACGAATTGGAAAAGCTTTCTTGTCAGACTCACTAGCTATGGTTGAAGGTTCTGTTCTAGGTACCGCTCCGCTTGGTACTTCTGTTGAATCAAGTGCCGGTATCGCAATGGGCGGTAGAACTGGTTTAACTGCTATTTTCGTTGGTATTCTATTCTTAATCTCAATGATCTTCAGTCCGCTTTTAGCAGTAATCCCAACTACTGTAACGGCTCCTGCTTTAATCATAGTCGGAGTTCTGATGGCAGGAAATCTTAAATACATTCATTGGGATAACTTTGAAATTGCCTTCCCATCTTTCCTAGTAGTAGTTGGTATGCCATTAACTTACTCCATCTCCGATGGTTTAGCCTTAGGAATGATCGCTTATCCAATTACCATGATTGCTTCTAAGCGCTATAAAGAAGTATCTCCAATGATGTACATTTTATTTGTAATCTTTGTTATCTTCTTCTTAATTACTAATATGGGTTAA
- a CDS encoding beta-carotene 15,15'-monooxygenase: protein MDDKRWVESAKRKKQDKYFGIISLLIALMMVFFTLKNIGWLLTFIVVAVILYYWIDVEQMLEDSKAINRTQKIIFIILGIVYELTSIVFAFINLNYLLLAFGIISAGYLGFKTNTVFRKDLKNKKLKFVESVVAICLGLGAAILLILLTPKDILWLFLLIFALAYNLLHLIVRIKVEHDGTNREL from the coding sequence ATGGACGATAAAAGATGGGTTGAATCAGCAAAAAGAAAAAAGCAAGATAAGTATTTTGGCATTATCAGCTTGTTGATTGCTTTGATGATGGTTTTCTTCACATTGAAAAATATTGGTTGGCTACTTACTTTCATTGTCGTAGCAGTTATTCTCTACTACTGGATTGATGTGGAACAGATGCTTGAAGACAGTAAGGCAATTAATAGGACGCAGAAGATTATTTTTATTATCCTTGGAATAGTTTATGAGCTGACTAGTATTGTTTTTGCTTTCATTAATTTAAATTATTTATTACTAGCTTTTGGCATTATAAGTGCAGGATATTTAGGCTTTAAGACAAATACGGTATTTCGTAAAGATTTGAAGAATAAAAAGTTAAAATTTGTTGAGAGTGTAGTCGCAATTTGTCTCGGGCTCGGAGCTGCAATCTTGCTTATATTACTTACTCCTAAAGACATTCTTTGGCTATTTCTTTTGATTTTTGCTTTAGCCTATAATCTGCTTCACCTAATTGTCAGAATTAAGGTTGAACATGACGGAACTAACCGAGAACTGTAG
- a CDS encoding NCS2 family permease codes for MNFIKNYFHLEKLGTNVRTEFIAGLTTFISMSYILFVNPSVLGASGMNTGAVFTATALAAALGTAIMGIVANYPIGEAPALGINAFFAYTVCIGMKVSWETALASVFVASIIFILITLFKLREKIIDSIPSDLKFAISSGIGLFIAFLGLQNGGLIVANKSTLVGLGSLHNPLVWITIFGLIVTVILMILGVPGAIFIGMIAASIFGICTGQIAVPHKFISLAPSLAPTFGQAIFHVKDINSLQMWVVVLTFLLVTFFDTAGTLIGLAQQAGFMKNNKMPRVGKALAADSTAMMFGSIFGTSPVGAFVESSAGIAVGGRSGLTAVFVAIFFLISMIFSPLLGVFTTQVTAPALIIVGVLMAQNTAHIHWNKLEIAVPAFLILLGMPLTYSISDGLALGMITYPICMVSAKRGKEVSPMMWVLFVVFIIFLWVLNFK; via the coding sequence ATGAATTTTATAAAAAACTACTTTCATTTAGAAAAGTTAGGAACTAATGTTAGAACTGAATTTATTGCTGGGTTAACTACTTTTATTAGTATGTCATATATTCTTTTCGTTAACCCTAGCGTTCTTGGCGCTAGTGGAATGAATACCGGCGCTGTCTTTACCGCTACTGCTTTAGCAGCTGCTCTTGGTACAGCAATCATGGGAATTGTTGCCAACTACCCGATCGGTGAAGCACCTGCCTTAGGTATTAACGCATTCTTTGCTTACACAGTATGTATTGGCATGAAAGTATCCTGGGAAACTGCTTTAGCTAGTGTTTTTGTTGCATCAATTATCTTTATTTTAATTACCTTATTTAAGCTAAGAGAAAAGATTATTGATTCAATTCCTTCAGACTTAAAATTTGCCATTTCTTCTGGTATTGGTTTATTTATCGCCTTTCTTGGATTACAAAACGGTGGCTTAATCGTTGCTAATAAATCAACTTTAGTTGGTTTAGGATCACTTCATAATCCACTCGTTTGGATTACTATTTTTGGTTTAATTGTTACGGTAATCTTGATGATCTTAGGCGTTCCAGGTGCTATTTTTATTGGAATGATTGCCGCATCAATCTTTGGAATTTGTACTGGTCAAATTGCCGTTCCTCATAAGTTTATCTCCTTAGCACCAAGCTTAGCTCCAACTTTTGGTCAAGCAATTTTCCACGTTAAAGATATTAACTCTTTGCAGATGTGGGTTGTTGTTTTAACTTTCTTACTTGTTACCTTCTTTGATACTGCCGGTACTTTAATCGGTCTTGCTCAACAAGCTGGCTTTATGAAAAATAATAAAATGCCACGTGTTGGTAAAGCATTAGCTGCTGACTCAACTGCTATGATGTTTGGTTCAATCTTCGGTACTTCACCAGTTGGTGCCTTTGTTGAATCAAGTGCTGGTATCGCTGTTGGTGGTCGCTCTGGTTTAACTGCTGTCTTTGTAGCCATTTTCTTCTTGATCTCAATGATTTTTAGTCCACTACTTGGTGTCTTTACTACACAAGTAACTGCTCCTGCGTTAATTATCGTCGGAGTTTTAATGGCACAAAATACCGCACATATTCACTGGAACAAGTTAGAAATTGCCGTACCTGCATTTTTAATCTTACTTGGTATGCCTCTTACTTACTCAATTTCCGATGGTTTGGCATTAGGGATGATTACTTACCCAATTTGTATGGTTTCTGCAAAGCGTGGTAAAGAAGTTAGCCCAATGATGTGGGTACTGTTTGTAGTATTTATCATCTTCTTATGGGTATTGAATTTTAAATAG
- a CDS encoding CopY/TcrY family copper transport repressor, producing the protein MNETNLSSISYSEWEVMRIVWTLGETNTKQILNELQAKKDWTDSTIKTLIRRLVQKGWLNAKRDGRRYIYTATANQTEMMYNEAKTLLNRMCDMHKGEVILKLLEDAPVSKSDLMKMKKEISQKEKTAPEMVPCNCLKTGSTIC; encoded by the coding sequence ATGAACGAAACAAATTTATCTTCCATTTCATACAGTGAATGGGAAGTAATGCGCATTGTCTGGACATTAGGTGAAACAAATACGAAACAAATTTTAAACGAGCTTCAGGCTAAAAAAGATTGGACAGATTCTACTATCAAAACTTTAATTAGACGTCTCGTTCAAAAAGGCTGGTTAAATGCTAAGCGAGATGGACGCCGGTACATCTACACGGCTACGGCTAATCAAACTGAAATGATGTACAACGAAGCTAAAACCTTACTAAACAGAATGTGTGACATGCACAAGGGAGAAGTAATTTTGAAACTTCTAGAAGACGCCCCTGTTTCTAAAAGTGATTTAATGAAGATGAAAAAAGAAATTAGTCAAAAAGAAAAAACGGCACCTGAGATGGTTCCCTGCAATTGCTTAAAAACAGGGTCTACTATTTGTTAG
- a CDS encoding MerR family transcriptional regulator: MPERYTIGEAAKKLQISTRTLRYYDEKDLVRTAYIKENGYRFYSEEQIRQIELIIFLKELGFSLKQIKMLIQDEHGSQSLELLLKEQYQENQRKIDEISKKQAKIEHLQKIKLLPAVLTNYSGITDIMRKENRLSALRRKMIFWCILLILGELIGISLLYAFKLQLSVAVIGIATIGAGTLSKYYYDNVEYVCPNCGDVFIPSFLAFNLAPHTPKFRKLTCPKCGKKSYCLEISRE, from the coding sequence ATGCCAGAGAGATATACCATCGGAGAAGCAGCAAAGAAATTACAAATAAGTACGCGTACTTTGCGATATTATGATGAAAAAGATTTAGTGAGGACCGCTTATATCAAAGAGAACGGCTATCGTTTTTACAGCGAAGAGCAAATCAGGCAAATTGAATTAATTATTTTTCTAAAAGAATTGGGATTTTCATTAAAGCAAATAAAAATGCTCATTCAAGATGAGCATGGGAGTCAATCACTTGAGTTATTGCTTAAAGAACAATATCAAGAGAATCAGAGGAAAATTGATGAAATAAGTAAAAAGCAAGCTAAAATAGAACACTTGCAAAAAATAAAGTTGTTGCCTGCTGTGTTAACCAATTACTCTGGCATTACAGATATTATGAGAAAAGAAAATAGACTTTCAGCTTTAAGACGAAAAATGATATTTTGGTGTATTCTGCTAATATTAGGTGAATTGATAGGAATTAGTCTCCTATATGCTTTTAAGCTGCAGCTAAGTGTTGCGGTGATAGGGATAGCAACAATAGGAGCAGGTACCCTATCTAAGTACTACTACGATAATGTTGAATATGTTTGTCCTAATTGCGGAGATGTATTTATACCATCATTTCTGGCATTTAATTTAGCCCCGCATACGCCTAAGTTTAGAAAATTGACTTGTCCAAAATGCGGTAAAAAATCTTATTGTTTGGAAATCAGTAGAGAGTAA
- a CDS encoding cupredoxin domain-containing protein: MSIFSKNQTKKVVVNAENHGYKPDTITFKQGKPAQLKFIPSDNMGCMNEVVFKDLNIDDKLDGKKEVIVNIPTDKPATYNWSCGMDMFHGKVVVK; the protein is encoded by the coding sequence ATGAGTATTTTTTCAAAAAATCAAACCAAAAAAGTTGTTGTCAACGCAGAAAATCATGGTTATAAACCAGATACCATTACTTTTAAGCAAGGTAAACCAGCGCAATTAAAATTTATTCCATCTGACAATATGGGCTGTATGAACGAAGTAGTTTTCAAAGACTTGAATATAGATGACAAACTTGATGGTAAAAAAGAAGTTATTGTCAATATCCCTACAGACAAGCCTGCTACTTATAATTGGAGTTGCGGAATGGACATGTTTCATGGGAAGGTTGTTGTTAAATAA
- a CDS encoding peptide deformylase translates to MVVKPIIHDELSLKFKSLPATKQDLGAATDLKDTLLANKDRAAGLAANMIGVQKRIIALFVGPLPIVMLNPIIVAQDDKYLAYEGCLSLTGERPTERYKNITVKYQNENLETRQQSFSDFTAEVIQHEVDHCNGILI, encoded by the coding sequence ATGGTAGTCAAACCTATTATTCATGATGAACTTTCTTTAAAATTTAAGTCTCTACCAGCAACTAAACAAGATTTAGGAGCAGCCACTGATTTAAAGGACACTTTACTTGCTAATAAGGATAGAGCAGCCGGTCTCGCCGCAAATATGATTGGTGTTCAAAAGCGAATTATCGCTTTATTTGTTGGACCACTCCCAATTGTGATGCTTAACCCAATTATTGTGGCCCAAGATGACAAATATCTAGCTTATGAGGGTTGTCTTTCTTTAACTGGAGAGCGCCCAACTGAAAGATACAAGAACATCACAGTTAAATATCAAAATGAGAATTTAGAAACTCGGCAGCAAAGTTTCTCTGATTTTACTGCTGAGGTAATTCAACATGAAGTTGATCATTGTAATGGAATTTTGATTTAA
- a CDS encoding NCS2 family permease — protein MNSIGKFFHLNENHTSFKTEFLAGLTTFVSMSYILFVNPAVLGASGMNKGALFTATALSAAFTCIVMGVIANYPIASAPTLGLNAFFTYTVCLGMHVKWQTALAAVFVASILFILLTVFKVREMIIDAIPSDIKYAISAGIGLFIAFIGLQGGKLISKSDSTLVTVGSLNNPLVWITIFGLVVTIFLMIAKVPGAIFIGMIVAAIFGIVIGQIPMPKAFISGVPSLSPIFGQAIFHISDINTVQMWIVVFTFLLVTFFDTTGTLIGLVQQAGLMKDNKMPRAGEALAADSSGMLVGSVLGTSPVGAFVESSAGIAVGGRTGLTAVWVGIFFLISTIFSPILSVFTTQVTAPALIIVGVLMAENLAHVHWTDLEIAIPCFLIALGMPLTYSISDGLGWGLIIYPVSMLAAKRFKEITPMMWILFFIFVIYFVVLNIK, from the coding sequence ATGAATTCAATTGGTAAATTTTTCCATTTAAATGAAAACCATACTTCATTTAAAACTGAGTTTTTAGCTGGATTAACTACTTTTGTAAGTATGTCTTATATCCTTTTTGTTAACCCAGCTGTTTTAGGAGCAAGTGGCATGAACAAAGGAGCGCTATTTACCGCTACTGCCTTATCTGCCGCCTTCACTTGTATTGTAATGGGAGTAATTGCCAATTATCCTATTGCCTCTGCACCAACTTTAGGACTGAATGCATTCTTCACTTATACAGTCTGCTTAGGAATGCATGTAAAATGGCAGACTGCTTTAGCTGCCGTTTTCGTTGCTTCAATTCTTTTCATTTTACTAACTGTATTTAAAGTACGTGAAATGATTATTGACGCCATTCCTAGTGATATCAAATATGCTATTTCTGCTGGTATTGGTTTATTTATTGCCTTCATTGGACTTCAAGGTGGTAAATTAATTAGTAAAAGTGATTCAACTTTAGTTACTGTTGGTTCCTTAAATAATCCACTTGTTTGGATTACAATCTTTGGTTTAGTAGTAACGATTTTCTTAATGATTGCCAAGGTTCCTGGTGCTATCTTTATTGGAATGATTGTTGCGGCAATTTTCGGTATTGTAATTGGTCAAATTCCAATGCCAAAAGCCTTTATCTCAGGTGTTCCGAGTCTTTCACCAATTTTTGGTCAGGCTATTTTTCATATTAGTGATATCAATACAGTTCAAATGTGGATTGTCGTCTTTACATTTTTACTAGTTACTTTCTTTGACACTACTGGAACCTTAATCGGTCTTGTTCAACAAGCTGGCCTTATGAAAGATAACAAAATGCCACGTGCTGGTGAAGCTTTAGCCGCTGACTCATCTGGTATGTTAGTGGGATCCGTTCTTGGTACTTCCCCAGTTGGTGCCTTTGTTGAATCAAGTGCCGGTATTGCAGTCGGTGGTAGAACCGGTTTAACCGCTGTTTGGGTTGGTATTTTCTTCTTGATTTCTACTATTTTTAGTCCAATCTTGAGCGTCTTTACAACTCAAGTAACTGCTCCTGCTTTGATAATCGTTGGAGTATTAATGGCTGAAAACTTGGCACACGTTCACTGGACTGATCTTGAAATCGCAATTCCATGTTTCTTAATTGCTCTTGGTATGCCACTTACCTATTCTATTTCAGATGGACTTGGCTGGGGACTAATCATTTATCCAGTATCTATGCTAGCTGCTAAGAGATTTAAAGAAATCACGCCAATGATGTGGATCCTGTTCTTTATTTTTGTTATTTACTTCGTTGTTTTGAATATTAAATAG
- a CDS encoding alpha-hydroxy-acid oxidizing protein: MTTYYKGFPQSTREEKLHMVNLDELENEAKYVMPEAAYYYVASGAENEWTWRNNTQAFNHFQIVPRALTGMQNPELNTEFLGMKLKTPVMICPIACHGIANAEAEIDTAKGAKAAGALFAMSTYANKSVQEVQSAVGDSPRFMQLYLSKNWDFNKMVIEESVKAGFTGFFLTVDALVSGYREANLRTNFTYPVPLAFFNEWNGGKGEGQSVAQMYASSAQNIGPDDIRKIKEIADVPVIVKGVECAEDAMLAIGAGADGIVVSNHGGREVDGAPAMIDVLPEIAKAVRSSNHRVPIILDGGVRRGSHVFKALALGADLVGIGRPFLYGLALGGAQGVQSVIEQLNKELLIDMQLTGCKTIEDIKHAKIDHINYSADWGISSTSRSVMKPYPVTKENQLTGEAADAVSGASRH, from the coding sequence ATGACAACTTACTATAAGGGCTTTCCACAAAGTACAAGAGAAGAAAAGTTACATATGGTTAACTTAGATGAACTGGAAAATGAGGCAAAATATGTGATGCCAGAAGCTGCTTATTACTATGTAGCTAGTGGTGCTGAAAATGAATGGACTTGGCGAAATAACACTCAAGCATTTAATCATTTTCAAATAGTTCCTCGAGCTTTGACTGGAATGCAAAACCCTGAACTTAATACTGAGTTTTTAGGGATGAAGTTAAAGACCCCGGTTATGATTTGTCCAATTGCATGCCATGGTATTGCAAACGCCGAAGCAGAAATTGATACTGCAAAAGGTGCAAAAGCTGCTGGGGCCTTATTTGCGATGAGTACCTATGCAAATAAGAGTGTACAAGAAGTACAAAGTGCAGTAGGGGATTCTCCTAGATTTATGCAACTATATTTAAGCAAAAACTGGGACTTTAATAAGATGGTAATTGAAGAATCAGTTAAAGCGGGTTTTACGGGATTTTTCCTAACAGTAGATGCTTTAGTTAGTGGATATCGTGAAGCTAACTTACGAACAAACTTTACTTATCCGGTACCGTTGGCTTTCTTTAATGAATGGAACGGTGGAAAGGGTGAAGGCCAAAGCGTTGCACAAATGTATGCTTCATCGGCTCAAAATATTGGACCAGATGATATTCGTAAAATAAAGGAAATTGCTGATGTTCCTGTAATTGTTAAAGGAGTTGAATGTGCTGAAGATGCTATGCTTGCTATTGGGGCTGGAGCAGATGGGATCGTAGTTTCTAATCACGGAGGACGTGAAGTAGATGGCGCTCCTGCGATGATTGATGTTTTACCTGAAATTGCTAAGGCAGTAAGAAGCTCAAATCATCGTGTTCCAATTATTCTTGATGGCGGCGTTCGTCGCGGCTCTCATGTCTTTAAAGCATTAGCATTAGGTGCAGACTTAGTCGGTATTGGCCGCCCATTCTTATATGGCTTAGCACTTGGTGGTGCACAAGGTGTTCAATCAGTTATTGAGCAATTAAATAAGGAATTATTGATTGATATGCAATTAACCGGCTGTAAGACAATTGAAGATATTAAACATGCTAAGATTGATCATATTAATTACAGTGCTGACTGGGGCATTTCTTCAACGAGCAGAAGTGTGATGAAACCATATCCTGTTACTAAGGAAAATCAGTTAACAGGTGAAGCAGCTGATGCTGTAAGTGGTGCCTCAAGACATTGA